A single window of Gossypium arboreum isolate Shixiya-1 chromosome 13, ASM2569848v2, whole genome shotgun sequence DNA harbors:
- the LOC128286949 gene encoding uncharacterized protein LOC128286949 produces MEHEACSGKWRQHSPAFDSFSLLPIFVDAIVDFLFSESRQGIKVNWDFLVYESVCTTPFKMATPEIEIHHRFFRNSIYSSFPNSSSVAKVVRGSLPMSGKLVTLSSEALGIVRSFILIMACIGP; encoded by the exons ATGGAGCATGAAGCATGCAGCGGGAAATGGCGTCAACATTCTCCTGCTTTTGATTCATTTTCTCTCTTGCCTATATTCGTTGACGCCATTGTTGATTTCTTATTTTCCGAAAGCA GGCAGGGAATAAAGGTGAATTGGGATTTTCTTGTATATGAATCAGTGTGCACTACACCATTCAAAATGGCCACTCCCGAGATTGAAATTCATCACAGATTTTTCAGAAACAGCATTTATTCTTCTTTTCCCAATTCTTCGAG tgtagCCAAAGTAGTTCGAGGATCATTGCCTATGTCGGGGAagctagtcacactatcatctgaagcacttggtatagttagatcttttattttgattatggcatgtataggaccctga